In Posidoniimonas polymericola, one genomic interval encodes:
- a CDS encoding PDZ domain-containing protein gives MSRTFLLLIVAVVAAPAADTATAQLPFNIAPAGPIDINQLKQDTLSQVLPAAAQLPAAALGAKVGGLPADPVMLSWGLKTDAMPELYHRLPELQQRGGIYISHVEPASPAARAGLVKGLVVLEINGEPVDESRSLGFLQQPTELTLLTSKGPQRVTVQPRVRLHNYGPGTMHPHLGNSLRNVNVGRRIGGWNATPGSAVAVSMVNGAYAIEASVPTADGQQKVQLSGTREEVETQLAKLPATVADAIRSQM, from the coding sequence GCTGCTGATCGTCGCCGTCGTCGCCGCCCCCGCAGCCGACACCGCGACCGCTCAACTCCCGTTCAACATCGCTCCCGCCGGCCCGATCGACATCAATCAGCTCAAGCAAGACACGCTTAGCCAGGTGCTGCCCGCGGCAGCCCAACTCCCCGCCGCGGCGCTGGGCGCCAAGGTGGGGGGCCTGCCGGCCGACCCCGTGATGCTCAGCTGGGGACTCAAGACCGACGCCATGCCCGAGCTCTACCACCGCCTGCCCGAACTCCAGCAGCGGGGCGGCATCTACATCAGCCACGTCGAGCCGGCCAGCCCGGCCGCCAGGGCGGGCCTGGTCAAAGGGCTGGTCGTGCTGGAGATCAACGGCGAGCCAGTCGACGAGTCCCGCTCGCTGGGCTTCCTGCAGCAGCCGACCGAGCTGACGCTGCTGACCTCCAAGGGCCCGCAGCGGGTGACTGTTCAGCCGCGGGTCCGGCTGCACAACTACGGCCCCGGCACGATGCACCCGCACCTCGGCAACTCGCTCCGCAACGTCAACGTCGGCCGCCGCATCGGCGGCTGGAACGCCACACCCGGCTCGGCCGTCGCCGTCAGCATGGTCAACGGCGCCTACGCCATTGAGGCGAGCGTCCCCACCGCCGACGGTCAGCAGAAGGTGCAGCTCTCGGGGACTCGTGAGGAAGTCGAAACCCAGCTGGCGAAGCTGCCCGCCACGGTCGCCGACGCGATCCGCAGCCAGATGTAG